One Chitinophagaceae bacterium C216 genomic window carries:
- the cpo gene encoding Non-heme chloroperoxidase encodes MKTLTLKDGTEIFYKDFGSGQPIFFHHGWPLSSDDWDAQIMYFLERGYRVIAHDRRGHGRSTQTAVGNDMDTFASDVNELVEHLDLKNTIHVGHSTGGGEAIRYAAKYGKGRVSKVVLIGAVTPYMIKNENNPKGVPIEVLDDIRNNTKNNRYQFFKELPIPFYGFNRDGAKLIEGLRDNWWRQGMMGGVKAQYDSVKAFSETDFTEDLKTVDVPVLVLHGDDDQIVPYEATALRSIELLQKGKIIIYPGLSHGMLTVNADIINKSILDFIKS; translated from the coding sequence ATGAAAACATTAACACTTAAAGACGGAACAGAAATCTTTTATAAAGATTTTGGATCAGGACAACCAATTTTCTTTCATCACGGTTGGCCTTTGTCATCTGATGATTGGGATGCACAGATTATGTATTTCCTTGAACGAGGATATCGTGTTATAGCACACGACCGTAGGGGGCATGGTCGTTCCACTCAAACTGCAGTAGGAAATGATATGGATACATTTGCTTCTGACGTGAATGAGTTAGTGGAGCATTTGGATTTGAAAAACACTATTCACGTGGGACACTCCACTGGAGGGGGAGAAGCTATCAGGTATGCGGCTAAATACGGAAAAGGAAGAGTGTCTAAAGTGGTATTGATCGGGGCTGTAACTCCTTATATGATTAAAAACGAAAACAACCCCAAGGGAGTTCCCATTGAGGTTTTAGATGATATCCGTAATAATACTAAAAACAATCGCTATCAATTTTTCAAAGAATTGCCAATTCCGTTTTACGGATTCAATCGGGATGGTGCCAAACTGATCGAAGGATTGAGAGATAATTGGTGGAGACAAGGAATGATGGGAGGCGTAAAAGCACAATACGATAGTGTAAAAGCTTTTTCTGAGACTGATTTTACCGAAGATTTGAAAACTGTAGATGTGCCTGTTTTAGTATTACACGGTGATGATGATCAGATTGTTCCTTATGAGGCCACTGCTCTGCGTTCGATAGAGTTACTACAAAAAGGTAAAATAATCATATACCCGGGATTGTCACACGGAATGCTTACCGTAAATGCAGATATCATTAACAAGTCTATTTTAGACTTTATTAAATCTTAA
- the ygiD gene encoding 4,5-DOPA dioxygenase extradiol: MILFTPMHTLSTLKAFTDTLPIQSKRMPVLFTSHGNPMDIPLSKEERPFWERLFELGNYLKQHYDVKAALIISAHWCTRGTYVNISQEQKQIFDYYGFPEHYYQVYYHAHGAPDVAKEVKKVAPIVQETTEWGLDHGAWPMLMHLFPEGDVPVFQMSIDYYAPPSYHYELGRQLKPLREKGVLIIGSGALIHNLPLASRKLFTNDMTPYGWEAEYDAWIKKQIDERNFENIIHYENSHQLGKLAAPTPDHFVPVLYSLGLTDSKDAIRYFYEGEPSLPAFSERSFVVE; the protein is encoded by the coding sequence TTGATTTTGTTTACACCAATGCATACACTTAGTACCCTAAAGGCTTTTACTGACACGCTCCCCATCCAAAGCAAACGGATGCCGGTATTATTTACCTCTCACGGAAATCCGATGGATATTCCGCTTTCAAAGGAAGAGCGCCCTTTTTGGGAGCGGCTATTTGAACTGGGCAATTACCTTAAACAGCATTACGACGTAAAGGCGGCGCTGATCATTTCAGCGCATTGGTGTACGCGTGGTACGTACGTAAACATATCGCAGGAGCAAAAGCAGATATTCGATTACTATGGTTTTCCAGAGCATTATTATCAGGTATACTACCATGCACACGGGGCTCCTGATGTGGCCAAAGAAGTTAAAAAGGTAGCTCCCATTGTGCAGGAAACTACCGAATGGGGGCTTGATCATGGTGCCTGGCCTATGCTGATGCACCTATTTCCCGAAGGAGATGTGCCGGTATTTCAAATGAGCATTGATTACTATGCCCCACCCTCCTACCATTATGAACTGGGTAGGCAGCTAAAACCTCTGCGCGAAAAAGGTGTACTAATCATCGGCAGTGGTGCTCTCATCCACAACCTACCGCTTGCCAGCCGAAAGTTATTTACGAACGACATGACGCCTTACGGATGGGAAGCCGAATACGATGCCTGGATTAAAAAGCAGATTGACGAACGCAACTTTGAAAACATCATTCATTACGAAAACAGTCACCAATTAGGAAAACTAGCCGCTCCCACTCCAGATCACTTTGTACCCGTACTTTACAGCTTAGGGCTCACCGACTCCAAAGATGCGATCCGCTACTTTTACGAAGGCGAACCCTCCCTTCCTGCTTTTAGTGAGAGGAGTTTTGTGGTGGAGTGA
- the csbC gene encoding putative metabolite transport protein CsbC: MQTSPQSTVHASTQRSRNILGLSLIAALAGFIFGFDTVVISGANLPIKELWHTSPWFHGFFIMSMALWGTVIGALFGGIPTQRYGRKKVLLWIGILFTLSALGTALAQDPYTFSFFRFIGGVGIGVSSVVAPTYISEISTPKTRGRLGAMYQFNIVFGILIAFLSNYCLQGVDGANDWRWMLGVMVIPSVIYTIMVFSIPESPRWLLSVQNDREKAKTVMLQLGVEDPEKEINLIEKAGQKEEPQAKGAGLFASRYKKILWLAFFIAFFNQWSGINFILYYAPEILERAGLAAKDSLGNSILIGLTNLIFTFVGLYFIDRAGRKTLLIAGSVGYIISLAIVAWAFYAGAGAVFLLVFLMLFIASHAIGQGAVIWVFISEIFPNQVRAAGQAFGSSIHWVFAAIITLITPVFLDAENGIFKDNPWPIFAFFTFMMVLQLIWVLTKMPETKGISLEELEQQLVKD; the protein is encoded by the coding sequence ATGCAAACCTCACCCCAGTCCACCGTGCATGCGTCCACACAGCGCAGCAGAAACATTTTGGGTCTGTCATTGATTGCCGCACTGGCCGGCTTTATTTTCGGATTTGATACAGTAGTAATTTCTGGTGCTAACCTGCCTATTAAGGAGCTTTGGCACACTTCGCCATGGTTTCATGGGTTCTTTATTATGTCTATGGCTTTGTGGGGTACTGTAATAGGGGCTCTGTTTGGTGGCATTCCCACTCAGCGTTATGGAAGAAAGAAAGTATTGTTATGGATAGGCATACTGTTTACGCTATCGGCTTTAGGGACTGCTTTGGCGCAGGACCCTTATACCTTTTCCTTTTTCAGGTTTATAGGAGGGGTAGGCATTGGGGTTTCATCGGTGGTAGCGCCTACTTATATTTCTGAGATTTCTACTCCCAAAACACGTGGACGACTGGGAGCGATGTACCAGTTCAATATCGTTTTCGGTATTTTGATTGCGTTTCTATCTAATTACTGTTTGCAGGGTGTGGACGGTGCCAATGATTGGCGCTGGATGTTGGGTGTTATGGTTATTCCTTCGGTAATTTATACCATCATGGTATTTAGCATCCCTGAAAGTCCGCGTTGGTTACTATCAGTTCAAAATGATAGGGAGAAAGCTAAAACCGTGATGTTGCAACTTGGAGTAGAAGATCCTGAAAAGGAAATCAACCTCATTGAGAAAGCCGGACAGAAGGAAGAGCCGCAGGCAAAGGGGGCGGGCCTCTTTGCTTCACGTTACAAAAAGATATTATGGCTGGCTTTTTTTATTGCTTTTTTCAATCAATGGAGTGGAATCAATTTTATTTTGTACTATGCCCCTGAAATACTGGAACGTGCAGGGCTGGCTGCAAAAGATTCTCTTGGTAATTCTATTTTAATCGGTCTTACCAATCTTATTTTCACTTTTGTTGGCCTTTATTTTATTGACCGAGCAGGGCGCAAAACCTTGCTTATAGCAGGTTCCGTTGGTTATATCATCAGTCTGGCCATCGTAGCTTGGGCGTTTTATGCGGGAGCTGGTGCCGTTTTTCTATTAGTATTTTTAATGTTGTTCATTGCATCACATGCGATAGGGCAAGGTGCTGTAATATGGGTATTCATTTCTGAAATCTTTCCCAATCAAGTGCGTGCGGCTGGACAGGCTTTTGGTTCCAGCATACACTGGGTATTTGCTGCAATTATCACTTTAATCACACCGGTATTTTTGGATGCTGAAAACGGTATATTCAAAGACAATCCATGGCCTATATTTGCCTTCTTTACCTTTATGATGGTATTACAACTGATTTGGGTGCTCACCAAGATGCCTGAAACCAAAGGCATTTCACTGGAGGAGCTGGAACAGCAGCTGGTGAAGGATTAA
- the polX gene encoding DNA polymerase/3'-5' exonuclease PolX: MNNAEIAEHFSLLAKLMDIHGENPFKSKTYSIAAYHIEKLEYPLAETDRNAIAGIKGLGPSVAAKVTELLDTGTMTILQEYIDNTPEGVREMLRLKGLGPKKIHTIWKEMGIQSIGELEYACNENRLTRYKGFGAKTQANVLEAIQFYHQHLGHFLYAQVDAVYPTIQNYLEQLFGKDKVLVTGEYRRQLLTLKELEFVVDATKAIIKPKFQTAYPPELLEDNEDSLLYKLTNGLKLRLYCNSTNIFAKQFLTSCSENFKTAFFTEQSPESFAATHYTSEAEIFEKAGLPYIPPYLREKDSIIQYTKNKGVPTIIREEDIKGIIHNHSTWSDGINTIEEMAAELIRNNFEYLVISDHSKTAAYANGLSEERILQQHEQIDELNKKFAPFKIFKSIESDILNDGSLDYADEILSKFDLVIASVHSNLYMSEEKAMQRLLKAIENPYTTILGHPTGRLLLSRNGYPIDHKKIIDACAANHVAIEINANPHRLDLDWQWIDYAMEKGVLLSIDPDAHSISGFSDIKYGVLAAQKGGLTAEYNLSSFSLEAFEAYLQRIKSLKQG; the protein is encoded by the coding sequence ATGAATAATGCAGAGATAGCCGAACACTTTTCCCTTCTGGCCAAACTGATGGACATTCACGGGGAAAACCCCTTCAAATCAAAAACCTATTCTATTGCTGCTTATCACATCGAGAAGCTGGAGTACCCCCTTGCAGAGACCGACCGAAATGCTATTGCCGGCATTAAGGGACTGGGTCCTTCGGTAGCAGCCAAAGTGACGGAGCTACTGGACACCGGTACAATGACTATCCTGCAAGAATACATCGATAACACACCCGAAGGCGTTCGCGAAATGCTCCGACTGAAAGGCCTAGGCCCTAAGAAAATTCATACGATCTGGAAGGAAATGGGCATCCAGTCGATAGGTGAGCTGGAATATGCCTGCAACGAGAACCGCCTGACACGATACAAAGGTTTTGGCGCCAAAACGCAAGCAAATGTATTGGAAGCAATACAGTTCTATCATCAGCACCTCGGTCATTTTCTGTATGCGCAGGTGGATGCGGTCTACCCCACCATTCAAAACTATCTGGAACAACTATTTGGAAAAGATAAGGTATTGGTAACGGGCGAATACCGTCGGCAACTTCTTACGCTGAAAGAACTGGAATTTGTTGTGGATGCCACCAAAGCTATTATCAAACCTAAATTTCAAACAGCTTATCCTCCCGAACTACTGGAAGACAATGAAGATTCGCTTTTATATAAACTCACCAACGGATTGAAGCTACGCTTATATTGCAATTCAACAAACATTTTTGCCAAACAGTTTTTGACTTCCTGTAGTGAAAACTTTAAAACAGCTTTTTTTACAGAACAATCGCCCGAATCTTTTGCTGCAACCCACTATACAAGCGAAGCGGAAATATTTGAAAAAGCGGGATTGCCCTATATTCCACCATATCTGAGAGAAAAAGATAGTATCATTCAATACACAAAAAACAAAGGGGTACCTACTATTATACGTGAGGAAGATATCAAGGGCATTATTCACAACCATAGTACTTGGAGTGACGGTATCAATACGATTGAAGAAATGGCGGCTGAGCTCATTAGAAACAATTTTGAATATCTGGTCATTTCCGATCACTCGAAAACGGCCGCTTATGCCAACGGATTATCGGAAGAAAGAATATTGCAGCAACATGAACAGATCGATGAATTGAACAAAAAATTCGCGCCCTTTAAAATATTCAAAAGCATTGAAAGCGATATCCTCAATGACGGTAGCTTGGATTATGCCGATGAGATACTCAGCAAGTTTGATCTGGTTATTGCATCAGTGCACAGCAATTTGTACATGAGCGAAGAGAAAGCCATGCAACGCTTGCTAAAAGCAATTGAAAATCCCTATACCACTATTTTAGGCCACCCTACGGGTAGGCTGCTACTGAGCCGAAACGGCTACCCCATCGATCATAAAAAAATCATTGATGCCTGTGCAGCGAATCATGTAGCGATCGAAATCAATGCCAATCCACATCGTCTGGATTTGGACTGGCAGTGGATTGACTACGCCATGGAAAAAGGAGTTTTGCTCTCCATCGATCCAGATGCACACTCCATCAGCGGCTTCAGCGATATTAAATACGGCGTATTGGCAGCCCAGAAAGGCGGCCTTACTGCCGAATATAATCTGAGTAGCTTTAGCCTTGAAGCATTTGAAGCCTATTTGCAAAGAATCAAAAGCTTGAAGCAAGGATAA
- the rpmA gene encoding 50S ribosomal protein L27, whose protein sequence is MAHKKGEGSVKNGRDSESKRLGVKVFGGQPVIAGNIIVRQRGTVYHPGANVGIGRDFTLFALTDGIVEFKKGRKNRTYVSVAEVPQA, encoded by the coding sequence ATGGCACATAAGAAAGGCGAAGGTAGCGTAAAAAACGGTCGCGACTCAGAAAGCAAGAGATTAGGTGTTAAGGTATTTGGCGGACAACCGGTAATTGCCGGAAACATCATCGTTCGTCAACGTGGTACTGTTTACCATCCCGGAGCTAACGTTGGTATCGGAAGAGATTTCACACTCTTCGCTCTGACCGATGGTATTGTTGAATTTAAAAAAGGAAGAAAAAACAGAACTTACGTTTCTGTTGCCGAAGTTCCTCAAGCCTAA
- the rplU gene encoding 50S ribosomal protein L21, which translates to MIAVIKVAGQQYKVEKDQTLYVPHIEGKAGDPVNLEVLFVHADGKLSVGADVNAKVSAEIVDQVAGDKVIAFKTKRRKGFRKKKGHRTLYTKIKVTGIA; encoded by the coding sequence ATGATAGCAGTAATTAAGGTGGCAGGACAACAGTATAAGGTAGAAAAAGATCAAACCTTATATGTTCCCCATATCGAAGGAAAAGCAGGTGATCCAGTAAACTTGGAAGTATTGTTTGTACATGCCGATGGTAAACTTTCTGTAGGCGCTGATGTGAATGCAAAAGTAAGCGCTGAGATTGTTGACCAAGTTGCAGGCGATAAAGTTATTGCGTTCAAAACCAAAAGAAGAAAAGGTTTCCGTAAAAAGAAAGGTCACCGCACTCTTTACACTAAAATTAAAGTAACAGGTATCGCATAA
- the dxr gene encoding 1-deoxy-D-xylulose 5-phosphate reductoisomerase, with product MVKRIGIFGSTGSIGKQALEVIKDNPDKFSVEILTAYNNHELLVEQALEFDPNIVVIGDETHYTKVKDALSNTSIKVFAGEDALEEVAAMDCYDMMLAAIVGFAGLKPTLKAIENKKAIALANKETLVVAGDIVMNMAVENQVPIIPVDSEHSAIFQCLVGETRNKIEKIYLTASGGPFVGRKPNFLVNVKREHALQHPNWQMGAKISVDSATLMNKGLEMIEAKWLFNLHPDQIEVLIHQQSAIHSIVQFEDGSMKAQLGVPDMRLPIQYALGFPARIPNNYPRFDFKKFSTFTFEEPDYRTFRNLVLAIDALHKGGNLPCIMNAANEIAVYAFLKNRIGFLEMTDVIENVMCKIPFIESPTLEEYLDSDAEARTLAADIIRL from the coding sequence ATGGTAAAACGAATAGGGATTTTCGGATCAACGGGTTCTATAGGAAAGCAGGCATTGGAAGTCATCAAAGACAATCCGGATAAGTTTTCCGTGGAAATTCTCACGGCTTATAATAATCATGAATTACTGGTGGAGCAGGCGCTGGAGTTTGATCCCAATATTGTGGTGATAGGAGATGAAACACATTATACGAAAGTAAAAGATGCACTTTCTAATACATCCATCAAGGTGTTTGCAGGTGAAGATGCGTTAGAAGAAGTGGCCGCTATGGATTGTTATGATATGATGTTGGCGGCAATTGTAGGATTTGCCGGTTTAAAACCCACCTTGAAAGCCATCGAAAATAAAAAAGCCATTGCACTCGCGAATAAGGAAACCCTAGTGGTGGCGGGAGATATCGTGATGAATATGGCAGTGGAAAATCAGGTGCCTATTATTCCGGTGGATTCGGAACATTCGGCCATTTTCCAATGTCTTGTTGGCGAAACGCGAAATAAAATCGAAAAGATATATCTCACTGCATCGGGAGGACCTTTTGTAGGAAGGAAGCCGAACTTCTTGGTAAATGTAAAAAGAGAACATGCTTTGCAGCATCCCAATTGGCAAATGGGGGCCAAGATATCAGTTGACTCTGCTACATTGATGAACAAAGGTCTGGAGATGATCGAGGCCAAATGGCTTTTTAATTTACATCCCGATCAGATAGAAGTACTCATCCATCAGCAAAGTGCCATTCATAGTATAGTGCAGTTTGAAGACGGCAGTATGAAGGCGCAGCTGGGGGTTCCCGATATGCGGCTACCTATTCAGTATGCATTGGGGTTCCCCGCGCGTATCCCCAATAATTATCCTCGTTTTGATTTCAAAAAGTTCAGCACTTTCACCTTCGAAGAACCGGATTATAGAACCTTTAGAAACTTGGTGCTGGCTATAGATGCACTACATAAAGGCGGTAATTTGCCCTGTATTATGAACGCCGCTAACGAAATTGCGGTATATGCCTTTCTTAAAAACCGAATAGGCTTCCTGGAAATGACCGATGTTATCGAAAATGTGATGTGTAAAATACCCTTCATTGAATCGCCAACATTGGAAGAGTATCTTGACAGTGATGCCGAAGCCCGCACGCTGGCAGCAGACATCATTAGGCTCTAG
- the xynZ gene encoding Endo-1,4-beta-xylanase Z has product MKLRTLLFFISIFAFAQVNASKVDTVETHSTAMNKTIKAVIITPDKYDKNKQYPVVYLLHGYSGNYADWPKAEAVRQAPDLYNMIIVCADGGFGSWYWDSPVDPSYKYETYISKELVQWVDERYSTIKSAKGRAIAGLSMGGHGALYLAIKHPDVFGATGSMSGGVDFRPFPNNWEIAKRLGKYAAYPERWEQNTVINMLHLIEPKTLKIIIDCGTEDFFYEVNQKLHEALLYRNIQHDYIVRPGAHNWPYWENAVKYQLLFFHNFFQQK; this is encoded by the coding sequence ATGAAGCTCAGAACCTTACTGTTTTTTATCTCCATTTTTGCTTTTGCACAGGTTAATGCATCGAAAGTGGATACTGTTGAAACACATAGTACAGCCATGAACAAAACTATCAAGGCTGTAATTATTACTCCTGATAAATACGATAAAAACAAACAGTATCCTGTAGTGTATTTGTTGCACGGATACAGCGGCAATTATGCCGACTGGCCTAAAGCCGAAGCCGTACGGCAGGCTCCCGATTTATACAATATGATTATTGTATGTGCAGATGGAGGTTTTGGTAGCTGGTACTGGGACAGCCCTGTTGATCCTTCCTATAAGTACGAGACCTATATTTCGAAAGAGCTAGTGCAATGGGTAGATGAACGGTATTCCACCATTAAAAGTGCCAAAGGTCGCGCTATCGCCGGACTGAGCATGGGTGGGCATGGTGCTTTATATCTGGCCATCAAGCATCCGGATGTATTTGGCGCTACCGGAAGTATGAGCGGAGGCGTGGACTTTCGTCCTTTCCCTAATAACTGGGAAATTGCTAAACGTTTAGGTAAATATGCAGCGTATCCTGAGCGTTGGGAGCAAAACACCGTCATCAATATGCTACACCTAATTGAACCGAAAACGTTAAAGATTATCATCGATTGCGGTACGGAAGATTTCTTCTATGAAGTGAATCAGAAATTGCACGAAGCATTATTGTACCGAAATATACAACATGATTATATCGTCCGTCCGGGCGCTCATAATTGGCCCTATTGGGAAAATGCGGTAAAATATCAGTTGCTTTTTTTCCACAATTTCTTTCAGCAAAAATAA
- the mazG gene encoding Nucleoside triphosphate pyrophosphohydrolase translates to MAQQEFDRLVEIMNTLREKCPWDRKQTLQSLRQLTIEETYELADAILEEDWDNIKEELGDLILHMVFYSKIATEQGKFTIQDVLTGICEKLIVRHPHVYPPDELPEGLKQVRNEEDVKQNWEKLKLKEGKKSVLSGVPDSLPSVVKAMRLQEKAKQVGFEWDNKEDVWLKIQEELNELKEAVEKESIKKQEEELGDLLFSIVNYARFLKVDADAALEYTNKKFKQRFGKMEDIARSQGKNLGDMTLSEMDAIWNSIKTAEKNNEPV, encoded by the coding sequence ATGGCGCAGCAGGAATTTGACAGGCTCGTAGAAATCATGAATACCTTAAGGGAAAAATGTCCTTGGGACAGAAAGCAAACCTTGCAGTCTTTAAGACAATTAACGATAGAAGAGACTTACGAGCTTGCCGATGCTATTTTGGAGGAGGATTGGGATAATATCAAGGAGGAACTGGGCGATCTCATACTGCATATGGTATTTTATTCAAAGATCGCCACAGAGCAGGGAAAGTTTACCATTCAGGACGTACTGACGGGTATTTGTGAGAAACTAATTGTGCGCCACCCACATGTTTATCCGCCGGATGAGCTGCCTGAAGGATTGAAGCAAGTGCGCAACGAAGAAGACGTGAAGCAAAACTGGGAAAAGCTCAAACTCAAAGAGGGCAAAAAATCTGTATTGAGCGGAGTGCCCGACTCATTACCCAGTGTGGTAAAAGCCATGCGTTTGCAGGAAAAAGCTAAGCAGGTAGGCTTTGAGTGGGACAATAAAGAGGATGTGTGGCTAAAAATTCAGGAAGAATTGAACGAGCTGAAAGAAGCAGTGGAAAAGGAATCTATTAAAAAGCAGGAAGAAGAATTGGGCGATCTTTTGTTTTCCATTGTAAATTATGCACGGTTTTTGAAGGTGGATGCAGATGCGGCACTGGAATACACCAATAAAAAATTTAAACAACGCTTCGGAAAAATGGAGGATATCGCCCGAAGTCAAGGTAAGAATCTGGGCGATATGACATTGTCCGAAATGGATGCGATATGGAACAGCATTAAGACCGCAGAAAAAAACAATGAACCTGTTTAA